Below is a genomic region from Gammaproteobacteria bacterium.
AGTTGTCGCAGACAACAAGTTCGTCGAGCTCACCTATAAGGTCATTGACCAGAAATCCGGTAATGTTCTCACTGAGGTTGAATTTCCGCTGGGTTATGTTCATGGTGTGAGCGAGGTCCTCGCACCGGCCGTTATGACGGAACTCGAAGGAAAGGCCGCTGGCGATATCATCGAGGTGCCGATCGATTGTAACCAGTTATATGGACCGCGGGACGAGTCGCTCGTGATAACCGACTTAATCGACAACGTGCCAGGAGAGTACCGTGAAGTCGGCACTGCCATTCTGATGGAAAACGACAAGGGGCAGACGAAGAGTTTTCTCGTAACTCGGATCGATGACAAGACAATCACGATTGATGGCAACAACCCGCTGTGTGGCAGAGAGGTCGTTTTTCGGCTCGAAGTACTGACCGTACGTGACGCAACGGAGCAGGAGATCGAATCCGGAGGAAGTGTCGAGGCGGGTCCGGATGTCGGGCAGCCCATGATCAAACTGGATTGAAATGATCCCTGCCTGCAAGACGGCCGTGTCTCGCAAGTGATGAAATGACGCGGGCCTCTTCGCTTGGATCAGGTTGACTAACGCCATCTACGCTTGACCCACCCCCAGAATCAACCCATTCTGGGGCGTATCAACGGTAGTGATACGAGCCTTCGGTCCACGAAAATGGAAACTACGGTGAGGCGGAATATCTGTGAACCCGTGAATGGCGGTGTGCGCAGTCGACGTCTCCGTGCGCCTGAACTCAACGCCTTTCTGTCTGCAGCGTGTTGTTTGCCACCGCCTTGCGCAGACGCGCCTCTACGCGGATTGCTGCCATAAGTTTGTTGTCGACAATGGTGGGATACAGGGGGTAAAAGCGCTCCACTTCGAGTGCATGTTTCCTGGCTGCCAGTTCAAGTCGTGATCGATCGTCGTTACCCAGGCCGTGCAGCATGAGCAGGCGCGGAGCTTGTCTGGCGATGTACCGCTGACAGAGTCGGTGTTGATCTTCTTCTTCCCATTGCTCTGTGACCAGATAGGGTGGAAAGGAAACGGATTTCTCCTCGCATATTCTGTTGAACCAGGCGGCCCGAGGACGCTGTCCTGCACGCTCACAGACCAGTCTTTCAAGTCGATAGTTTACAGGCGGCATATGGTCTCGTTTCTCGTCGGCAGTGAGTTCGATCGCCATCATCGAGGCTGGTAGGGCTGTCCATTCCGCATGGGATGGGGAGGCTGGTATATCGTCCTGCCTGGTGCAAGAGTAGATCAGAGCCAACGGGGTGCCTTCTCGGGCGTCCAGCAGCCAGTACTCGAAATGATCCAATGCCGGAAAGGGAAGACTCAAAGTAGTAAGGAATTCGGAGAGTTCCAGGATCCTTTCGTCCACACTGCCGATGTCGAGGAATGAGGGCAGGGAAAAACGTTGGATATCGCTGGCCCGGATCATCGCAACAGGGATGTAGCTTTTCCGGATCGGACGCTTCTGTTCACGCCCTTCATCCGTGCTGTTTGAATTGAGAAACTGTATTTCCCAGTTTTTACCGTCCAGTGTCAAGGCCCGGGTCTTTTCGGATTCAACGATTTGAACCTGACCGGAGTAGGGAGGGAGCAGGCGCTTGGAATAGGAACGTATCATGGGCCTTCCTATAGTTCGACCAGCTGTATGTGGTACGACGCTTTCAATGTCCTGGCGAGCGCGATTCTTAAGATAAGGTCAAGTACATTAATTTGGCAAGCAAACACCCGACATTCGGTCAGTATGTCGCTGCGTGCATGGCAATGGGCGATCCATTCGGAAAGTTCGGAGAGGGGATTGAATGTAGGCGTTGCTTCGGTCTCCTCGGGCGACTGTGTTGTATAACGGTATTGCGAACATATCGTATTGTCGTTACGAATGGCTTGCACTTGCCGACCCATAAGATTCACCAATGTTTTTGAGTTCGGTGAGATTTCATGGGTTCACATGACCTTTTCCCGGTGATCTGGTTCTCGTGGTCCAGCACACTCGAAGGACTTGACCTTTCCTGATTGCCCCCAAGCTTCAGCCATGCTTAGGCGATTTCTGTCAAATGACATACCATCCTGCTTGTCTTTGTCGTTCGTCCTCTGTGTTGCGATAACCGGTTCATAGTTCGACGATGCGTCTGTTGTCGTGCCTTGATGACGAACGTAAATCCGGCGCGATCTGGTAAAACATTTTCCGGCAATCGCCTAAGTGATTTCCGGTTACGTGAATATGACGCTTTGACGTGCGGGGAAGCGGTCGTTTATTCTTTCTATCCCCCCTGGGGAAAATGACGGGAAATACGGTACT
It encodes:
- a CDS encoding peptidylprolyl isomerase gives rise to the protein MTDIIKQVVADNKFVELTYKVIDQKSGNVLTEVEFPLGYVHGVSEVLAPAVMTELEGKAAGDIIEVPIDCNQLYGPRDESLVITDLIDNVPGEYREVGTAILMENDKGQTKSFLVTRIDDKTITIDGNNPLCGREVVFRLEVLTVRDATEQEIESGGSVEAGPDVGQPMIKLD